The DNA sequence AAGTAGGCATTGAAAATGTCGGGTTGTACTTCCTGTTCAATGCAATTTCTCTGATGCTGGTCCGCCCCCTATCTGGAAAGCTCTTTGATCGAAAGGGGCCATTCTGGGTATTGATGCCTGGTGGGATTATTACGGGGGGTGCAGTACTGACGCTATCCTACAGTACGACAGAGGTCGGATTGATTGCGGCGGCGATATTGTTTGGGATTGGAGCGGGGGCCGTACAGCCTTCCCTGCAGGCGTGGACGATCCAGCGGGTGGATCCTTCCAGGCGAGGGGCAGCTACCGGTACTTTCTTTTCCGCATTCGATCTGGGGATTGGTGGCGGTGCCATGATTTTAGGTGCGATTGCCAAACAGACGGGGTTTGCGCTGATGTACCGTTACTCTATGCTTGTCATGGTTCTCTATTTAGTGATCTATATTGTCTATGTGATTCGCCAATCGAAAAAGGCTTCTGCTCCCAAAGCGGTTTCTTCCTGAACCGTTTTGGGTTTTTTCTTGTGGACGTAAGAGAGTCAATTCCAGAATGTTTTTGGTAATATATAGGTAAACGCTCCAGGTTGGGAACAGAGGCGGTTAAGACGCTGGGGAAATGGGGAGAATTGAGCAACCTTGCGGGATTTTTTGGACGTGCCCTCTTTCTATATGGTATAATGAAGTATTGTGATAACCAGTTGGAGGTTTACCCTTTATGGCAGAAGAAACTGCTCGGTTTCCAAAAGTCGATATTAGTCAAGAGATGAGACAGTCGTTCATCAGCTACGCGATGAGCGTTATCGTGAGTCGCGCTTTGCCTGATGTTCGAGATGGACTCAAGCCTGTACACAGGCGTATTTTGTATGCCATGCACGACATGGGTCTTACACCCGACAAACCTTTCCGTAAATCAGCAAACACGGTCGGGGAAGTAATGGCCAATTATCACCCGCACGGTGACTCTTCGATCTATGAAGCAATGGTCCGGATGGCACAAGATTTTAACATGCGCTACATGCTGGTAGAAGGTCAAGGGAACTTTGGTTCTGTTGACGGTGACCCGGCAGCGGCAATGCGTTATACCGAGTCGCGCTTTTCAAAGATTGCCCTGGAGCTCTTGCGCGATATTGATAAAGAAACGGTTAACTTTGCACCGAACTACGATGGCCGTAAAGAAGAGCCGGTCGTTTTGCCTTCCCGGTTCCCGAACCTTTTGGTCAACGGAGCGGGCGGTATTGCCGTAGGGATGGCAACGAACATCCCACCGCATAATCTGACGGAAGTGATTGATGGCGTAACAGCCATGATCGACAACCCGGATATTACCATCCCTGAGCTCATGAAGATCATCAAAGGACCAGATTTCCCTACAGCCGGAGAGATTCTCGGCTACAGCGGGATTCGTCGTGCCTATGAAACAGGCCGCGGTTCTATTATCATGCGTGCCAAGACCCTGATTGAAGAGGAAAAAGGAAAGCCGCGCATTATTGTGACGGAAATTCCTTTCCAGGTGAACAAAGCCAGACTCGTAGAGAAGATCGCAGAGCTGGTTCGTGAAAAGAAAATTGAAGGCATTACCGACCTGCGCGATGAGTCTGACCGCAAAGGTATGCGGATTGTAATGGAACTGCGTCGTGACGTGATTCCAAAGGTTGTCCTGAACAACCTCTACAAGCATACCCAGATGCAGACCACGTTTGGGGTCAACATGCTTGCCCTCGTGGATAGCCACCCGCGCATCCTGAACCTGCGGGATATGCTGTATTACTATCTGCAGCATCAGCGTGAAATTATCCGCAGACGTACCGAGTACGATCTGAAGCAAGCAGAAGCACGTGCTCATATCTTGGAAGGCTTGCGTATCGCGCTCGATCACATTGACGCGATCATTAGTCTGATTCGCGCTTCCCAGACAACGGAAGAAGCTCGCGATGGACTCATGGCCAACTACACCTTGAGCTATGAACAGGCACAGGCCATTCTCGATATGCGTCTGCAACGCCTGACTGGCTTGGAGCGGGAGAAAATCGAGAATGAGTACCAGGAATTGATGGTGAAAATCGCAGAACTCCGGTCGATCCTTGCTGATGAAGGCAAGATCTACGGGATCATCCGCGATGAGTTGGAGGAAATCAAAGAGAGATTCGGAGATGACCGCCGCACGATCATCACAATCGATGAAAATCATATTGAGGACGCCGACTTGATTCCAGAAGAAGATGTGGTCATTACCCTGACCCATGATGGATATATCAAGCGTCTGCCGGTTTCCACGTACCGCGCGCAAAAACGCGGGGGACGGGGGATTCAAGGGCTTGGTACCAAAGATGACGACTTCGTCGAGCATCTTTACATTACCAATTCTCATGATTACATCATGTTCTTCACGAGCAAAGGAAAGGTATACCGCCTGAAAGGCTTTGAGATTCCGGATCTCAGCCGTACAGCGAAAGGTACGCCGATCATCAATCTGATTCAGATTGAAAAAGGTGAGCGTGTGAGCGCGGTGATTCCTGTCAAGGAATTTGACCAAGAGCGCTTCCTGTTCTTTGCTACCAAAAAAGGGATAATCAAAAAGACGACGCTCGAATCGTACGAGAACATCCGCAAAGGCGGGTTGATCGCGGTCAACCTGCGTGACGATGACGAGTTGATAGGTGTGCGTCTGACTGATGGCCATCAAGAGATCATCATGGGTACCAAGAATGGTATGTCTGTTCGTTACAAGGAAAGTGATGTTCGTACGATGGGGCGCAATGCTACCGGCGTAAAAGGCATTACTTTGGATGACGACGATGATGTGATCGATATGGATGTCATCAAACCGAACGCTGAAGTTCTGATCGTTACAGCGAATGGATACGGCAAGCGGACGCCAGTAGAGGAATATCGGATTCAGTCTCGCGGCGGAAAAGGTATCAAAACGCACAATGTAACTGAGCGTAGCGGCAATGTTGTCGGCCTGAAAGTAGTGGAACCAGAGGAAGATCTGATGATTATCACGACTTCTGGGATCATTATCCGTACGGAGATGAAAGGCATTTCTGTTATGGGTCGTTACACGCAGGGGGTCAAACTGATTCGCCTGGGTGAAAACGAGCAGGTTGGTTCAGTTGCCAAGTGCCCGCCTAACGAAGATGACGAAGAAGATATGGAAGGTACTCTAGGTGAAGAAGAGATCATCAATGAAGGGGTAGAAGATCAAGGTTTGGATGTCCCTGACCTTGAAGATCCTACTGATCCTGAGCCAACCGAAGAATAAGGAAAGCGAGACGCTCCGTCACTTGATGGAGCGTCTTTTTTATAAGCGAGGGTCGAAGTGAAGAACGTTTTTTCCTGCAACTGGTTTCAATCTAGTATAAAATTGGGAATAGAGAACTATATCATTTATCAAGTTGGATCGGATGGTGACCAACGTGCCCGTCGTGGACGTGAAACAACTGACCATTGGAACAAAATTAGCTGAAGAAGTACATACATCACTGGGCGGCTTACTTTTTGCAAAAGGGACAACTCTTTTTGAAAAGGATATGGAGTATCTGGAGGCTTTTATGGTCAAACAGGTACTCGTTGAAGATTCAGAGGAAGTAACGTATGTCGAGCAATCTGATCAAAAAGAAATGGATCAACCAGTTGTATCCGCAAAGGTTGTTCAAGAGAAGCCGGCAGCGTTCCAGCAATCTTTTGAGAAAGCAGTCACAACTCTTAAAAATTTACTGGTTCGAGTGCAAGGCGGTGACAATATTCCGGTAATGGAAGTAAGGGAAGTGGTCGCGCCTATTCTCTCGCAGTTCCAGTCACAGCCACAGGTGATGCTCTCCTTGCGTCACTTCTCACGGATGGACAGCTATGCCTATGAACACGCCATTGCAGTCGGAATCATTTCTTACATGATTGCAAAATGGATCAAGGTGCCAGAAAAAGAGTGGATGCAGGTGGCACTGGCAGGTACGCTGCTCGATGTTGGAAAAACCAAAATTGATCGACGAATCTTGCAAAAACCAGGGAAATTGACGCCTGAAGAGTTTGAAGAGATGAAAAAGCATACCGTATACGGATACCAGATCATTAAGTCATCGCATGGGCTGAGTGAAGGGGTTGCGCTCGCAGCGTTGCAGCACCATGAGCGGGAGGATGGCTCCGGGTATCCATTAAGTCTGCCAGGTTCGAAGCTACATTTGTACAGTAAAATCGTTGCTGTTGCGGATATGTATCATGCAATGTGTTCAGATCGTATCTACCAGAAAGCACAGTCACCGTATGTCGTGGTTGAGCAACTGGTACAAGATAGCTTTGGAAAACTAGATCCGGGTATTGTTCGTGCATTCGTCGATGGAATTACCCAATTCGCTGCAGGGACGATCGTGGAGCTGAGCGATGGTACGATTGGAAAGATTGTATTTACCGATCGCAATCATCCGACGAGACCAATGGTAGAGACGGGCGGTAAAATCGTGAATCTAGCAGAATCAAGGCATTTGTCGATTGTGAAAGTAATGGAACAATAAAGAGTGGAGGCGCACAGATTGTGCGTCTCTTTCATTTTTATGAAAAAAGTTCAATTATATTATAAAAAGGTATTGTCATTTAAAAAAGTACATGGTAAGATACATCTTGTCGCTTCGGAAGAAGCCGCTAACAAGAAGAAAAGATAGTAACTTACATACTGTTGACATCCTGTTAGTTGTTTGATAAAGTATACAAGCATCATCGCCGAGCGAAAAGAGAATAAAAAAAGTTCTTGCAAAAGCGAAAATGATGAGATATAATAGGAAAGTCGCCCAACAAGCGATTGACTAGTAAAATAAATGCTCTTTGAAAACTGAACAGCGAAAGCGTTGATGAGTCTATCATTAAATGATTTGCCAGCTTTGAACCAGATACAAACTTTATTGGAGAGTTTGATCCTGGCTCAGGACGAACGCTGGCGGCGTGCCTAATACATGCAAGTCGAGCGAGTCTCTTCGGAGGCTAGCGGCGGACGGGTGAGTAACACGTAGGCAACCTGCCTCTCAGACTGGGATAACATAGGGAAACTTATGCTAATACCGGATAGGTTTTTGGATCGCATGATCCGAAAAGAAAAGGCGGCTTCGGCTGTCACTGGGAGATGGGCCTGCGGCGCATTAGCTAGTTGGTGGGGTAACGGCCTACCAAGGCGACGATGCGTAGCCGACCTGAGAGGGTGACCGGCCACACTGGGACTGAGACACGGCCCAGACTCCTACGGGAGGCAGCAGTAGGGAATTTTCCACAATGGACGAAAGTCTGATGGAGCAACGCCGCGTGAACGATGAAGGTCTTCGGATTGTAAAGTTCTGTTGTTAGGGACGAACAAGTACCGTTCGAATAGGGCGGTACCTTGACGGTACCTGACGAGAAAGCCACGGCTAACTACGTGCCAGCAGCCGCGGTAATACGTAGGTGGCAAGCGTTGTCCGGATTTATTGGGCGTAAAGCGCGCGCAGGCGGCTATGTAAGTCTGGTGTTAAAGCCCGGAGCTCAACTCCGGTTCGCATCGGAAACTGTGTAGCTTGAGTGCAGAAGAGGAAAGCGGTATTCCACGTGTAGCGGTGAAATGCGTAGAGATGTGGAGGAACACCAGTGGCGAAGGCGGCTTTCTGGTCTGTAACTGACGCTGAGGCGCGAAAGCGTGGGGAGCAAACAGGATTAGATACCCTGGTAGTCCACGCCGTAAACGATGAGTGCTAGGTGTTGGGGGTTTCAATACCCTCAGTGCCGCAGCTAACGCAATAAGCACTCCGCCTGGGGAGTACGCTCGCAAGAGTGAAACTCAAAGGAATTGACGGGGGCCCGCACAAGCGGTGGAGCATGTGGTTTAATTCGAAGCAACGCGAAGAACCTTACCAGGTCTTGACATCCCGCTGACCGCTCTGGAGACAGAGCTTCCCTTCGGGGCAGCGGTGACAGGTGGTGCATGGTTGTCGTCAGCTCGTGTCGTGAGATGTTGGGTTAAGTCCCGCAACGAGCGCAACCCTTATTTCTAGTTGCCAGCATTCAGTTGGGCACTCTAGAGAGACTGCCGTCGACAAGACGGAGGAAGGCGGGGATGACGTCAAATCATCATGCCCCTTATGACCTGGGCTACACACGTGCTACAATGGTTGGTACAACGGGATGCTACCTCGCGAGGGGACGCCAATCTCTTAAAACCAATCTCAGTTCGGATTGTAGGCTGCAACTCGCCTACATGAAGTCGGAATCGCTAGTAATCGCGGATCAGCATGCCGCGGTGAATACGTTCCCGGGCCTTGTACACACCGCCCGTCACACCACGGGAGTTTGCAACACCCGAAGTCGGTGAGGTAACCGCAAGGAGCCAGCCGCCGAAGGTGGGGTAGATGACTGGGGTGAAGTCGTAACAAGGTATCCGTACCGGAAGGTGCGGATGGATCACCTCCTTTCTATGGAGATACGACCACAACGCATATTCGCTGTTCAGTTTTGAAGGAGCATTCCTTCATATAGTCTGGTGATGATGGCGGAGGGGACACACCCGTTCCCATACCGAACACGGCCGTTAAGCCCTCCAGCGCCAATGGTACTTGCTCCGCAGGGAGCCGGGAGAGTAGGACGTCGCCAGGCAGTTACTCTTACGAGTAACTACTTTCGTTCTTTGAAAACTGGATACTGCATGTAATTGCTAAGGATTTTTTTCAAGTGATGTAATTGGTACGTCTGCTAACATCTCCAACGTCCTGTTGGAACGCAGACATAACCACATCCTGTGGTTAAGTTACTAAGGGCACACGGTGGATGCCTTGGCGCTAGGAGCCGAAGAAGGACGCAGCGAACTGCGATAAGCCTCGGGGAGCGGTAAGCACGCTTTGATCCGGGGATCTCCGAATGGGGCAACCCACCATCTGTAATGGGATGGTATCCTTCACTGAATACATAGGTGATGAGAAGGCAGACCCGGTGAACTGAAACATCTAAGTAGCCGGAGGAAGAGAAAACAATAGTGATTCCGTCAGTAGTGGCGAGCGAACGCGGAAGAGCCTAAACCGTCGGGTTTACCCGGCGGGGTTGTGGGACGTCTCACTAGGAGTTACAAAAGACTCTTGTAGATGAACAGTTTGGGAAAGCTGACCAAAGAGCGTGACAGTCGCGTAATCCAAACAAGAGTCTCTCCGAGACGGATCCCGAGTAGCGCGGGACACGTGAAATCCCGTGTGAATCTGGCAGGACCATCTGCTAAGGCTAAATACTACCTAGCGACCGATAGTGAACCAGTACCGTGAGGGAAAGGTGAAAAGCACCCCGGGAGGGGAGTGAAATAGTACCTGAAACCGTGTGCTTACAAATAGTCGGAGCCCGTTAAAAGGGTGACGGCGTGCCTTTTGTAGAATGAACCGGCGAGTTACGGTAGCGTGCGAGGTTAAGTTGAAGAGACGGAGCCGCAGCGAAAGCGAGTCTGAATAGGGCGATAGTACGCTGCCGTAGACCCGAAACCGTGTGATCTAGCCATGTCCAGGGTGAAGGTAGGGTAACACCTACTGGAGGCCCGAACCCACGCACGTTGAAAAGTGCGGGGATGAGGTGTGGCTAGCGGTGAAATTCCAATCGAACTCGGAGATAGCTGGTTCTCCCCGAAATAGCTTTAGGGCTAGCCTCGGAATTAAGAGTCTTGGAGGTAGAGCACTGATTGGGCTAGGGGCCCTCATCGGGTTACCGAACTCAGTCAAACTCCGAATGCCAATGACTTATGTCCGGGAGTCAGACGGTGAGTGCTAAGATCCATCGTCAAAAGGGAAACAGCCCAGACCATCAGCTAAGGTCCCCAAGTATACGTTAAGTGGGAAACGATGTGGAGTTGCCCAGACAACCAGGATGTTGGCTTAGAAGCAGCCACCATTTAAAGAGTGCGTAATAGCTCACTGGTCGAGTGACTCTGCGCGGAAAATGTAACGGGGCTAAACGTATCACCGAAGCTATGGCAGTCCTTACGGACTGGGTAGGGGAGCGTTCCAAGCAGCAGTGAAGCCGTACTGGAAAGAGCGGTGGAGCGCTTGGAAGTGAGAATGCCGGTGTAAGTAGCGAAAAGACAAGTGAGAATCTTGTCCACCGAAAGCCTAAGGTTTCCTGGGGAAGGCTCGTCCTCCCAGGGTTAGTCGGGACCTAAGCTGAGGCCGAAAGGCGTAGGCGATGGACAACAGGTTGATATTCCTGTACCACCTCTGTTCCGCTTGAGCAATGGCGTGACGCAGGAGGATAGGGTGAGCGGCCTACTGGATGGCCGTCCAAGCAGTAAGCCTGGTGTGTAGGCAAATCCGCACACCTCAAGGGCAAGCTGTGATGGCGAGGGAAATTTAAGTACCGAAGTCCCTGATTTCACACTGCCAAGAAAAGCGTCTAGCGAGGAACAAGGTGCCCGTACCGCAAACCGACACAGGTAGGCGAGGAGAGAATCCTAAGGTGCGCGGGATAACTCTTGCTAAGGAACTCGGCAAAATGGCCCCGTAACTTCGGGAGAAGGGGCGCCTCGGTAGGGTTAATAGCCCGAGGGGGCCGCAGTGAAAAGGCCCAAGCGACTGTTTAGCAAAAACACAGGTCTCTGCGAAGCCGCAAGGCGAAGTATAGGGGCTGACGCCTGCCCGGTGCTGGAAGGTTAAGGGGATGGGTTAGCGCAAGCGAAGCTTTGAACCGAAGCCCCAGTAAACGGCGGCCGTAACTATAACGGTCCTAAGGTAGCGAAATTCCTTGTCGGGTAAGTTCCGACCCGCACGAAAGGCGTAACGACTTGGGCGCTGTCTCGGCAAGAGACCCGGTGAAATCATAATACCTGTGAAGATGCAGGTTACCCGCGACAAGACGGAAAGACCCCATGGAGCTTTACTGTAGCCTGGTATTGGAACTTTGTGCATCATGTACAGGATAGGTGGGAAGCTGAGAAGCAGGGGCGCCAGCCTCTGTGGAGCTGTCGGTGGGATACCACCCTTGATGTACGGAGTTTCTAACTCGTCGCCCTTATCGGGCGAGAGGACCATGCCAGGTGGGCAGTTTGACTGGGGCGGTCGCCTCCTAAAAGGTAACGGAGGCGCCCAAAGGTTCCCTCAGAATGGTCGGAAATCATTCGTAGAGTGTAAAGGCAGAAGGGAGCTTGACTGCGAGACCTACAAGTCGAGCAGGGACGAAAGTCGGGCTTAGTGATCCGGTGGTTCCGCATGGAAGGGCCATCGCTCAACGGATAAAAGCTACCCTGGGGATAACAGGCTTATCTCCCCCAAGAGTCCACATCGACGGGGAGGTTTGGCACCTCGATGTCGGCTCATCGCATCCTGGGGCTGAAGTAGGTCCCAAGGGTTGGGCTGTTCGCCCATTAAAGCGGTACGCGAGCTGGGTTCAGAACGTCGTGAGACAGTTCGGTCCCTATCTGTCGCGGGCGTAGGAAGTTTGAGGAGAGCTGTCCTTAGTACGAGAGGACCGGGATGGACGCACCGCTGGTGCACCAGTTGTCACGCCAGTGGCACAGCTGGGTAGCTATGTGCGGACGGGATAAGCGCTGAAAGCATCTAAGCGTGAAGCCCCCTCCAAGATGAGACTTCCCACAGCGCAAGCTGGTAAGACCCCTCATAGACGATGAGGTTGATAGGTTCGGTGTGGAAGCGTGGCAACACGTGGAGCTGACGAATACTAATCGGTCGAGGACTTATCCACACTCTTAGCAAACATGCAGATCCAGTTTTGAAGGTACGAGGAAGAACCTTTTCGCTTTGAACAGTGAGAAGGTTCTTTTTGTTATGCAATCGGATTTTATTAGACTCACGTAGGCCAGGCATGCGGGTTATTTCGTTGAATCTGCTTCATAATAATGGTGGGAAAAGTAGCAGCATGATACTCGAGAAACCGCTCGACGAGAAACCGTTCCGCGTAGCCATGCGAAAACGTCAGCTCTCCCCACCATTCTGTTTCGTAGCGGCAGAGCATACTGAGCAAATACAAAAGAAGGTAATGACTGGCCCATTCAGGCAAGGGGAGCGAAGTGGAGGAGCCGTTCCAGAAAAAGAGGTCCTGACCGTGTAGATGAAATAAAGGGTGTTGTTCCAACGCTGCCAGGGAATCCTGAGGAAGGAGCAACTCTTTGACTGTCCCCTTTTTCCATTCAAAATGCTCCGTTTGGTCCGGGCAGGGGGCCAATCGACGTATGTAGTGCGAAAAGGTTTCTACGGAGTAAGCTAAGGGACCCTCCTGCTTATCAGGAAATGGAATAGAAATCCAGGATCCTATCGTATTCGTGGAAGCTTCGCTCTTTGCGTCATGGAAAGATATCTGACTGACTCCCTTATTCCAATTCAGACGTAACCAGTGAGCCTGAGTATCACTAAGTACGGCATAGGAATCACTAACCTCAGGTATGGAAGCGAGCAAATTTTGAACAACGTACCGATCCTGTAGGGGAGAGAGACTGAACAAGTGAGCAAGATGGGCAAAGAACCCTTCCTTTTGTGGGCGGATTTCATCATCTGTCAAAGAGTACGCACTTCGTTTTAACTTTCTGGTGGTGACACCGTGCTGAAGTACTCGGCTGTTTTGCGGATAGGCTGGATCACGAGTCAAGAGCATGCCTTTCAATAAATGAGTACAGCCGTAAAACAACAACAGGGGTTGAACAGACAGTTCAGCAGCCTCCGCAGTGGAATAAAAATGCCTGGCTTGCTTCCATAAATAGAGGAAGCGAGTGCTTTGCTGAAACGCCAGACGGTCAGGGTTATCTAGTCCCAGCCTTTCATAGCAGGCGCATAAAAATTTACGGGAGGTTGGTTCCGTTTCTAAATAACGGAAGGTTTTCCAAGCATTATCCATTCATATCCACCTTCGATAATTTTCGTAATACAGTGATTTTATCCCGATCATTTTTTTGATTTATCTGGATAATTCATTTCATAACCGAACATTTGACACATTCCTTGACAGTAAATTAAGCCGTTTGCTACACTGTCTTAAACTATCACCGAGAGGAGCTTTCTACTGTGCGGGAAGACAAATTCGTAAAAGAGGGTTTAACGTTTGACGACGTATTGCTCGTTCCAGCAAAATCCGAAGTTTTGCCGAGGGATGTTGACCTTAGAACGAAATTGAGCGAATCGGTTACCTTGAATATTCCACTGATCAGTGCTGGTATGGATACAGTGACGGAATCCGCGCTCGCTATCTCCATGGCTCGCCAAGGTGGAATCGGGATTATCCATAAAAATATGACGATCGAGCAACAAGCGAGCGAGGTGGATCGCGTAAAACGTTCGGAAAGCGGAGTTATCACGAATCCTTTCTCCTTGTCTCAAGATCATACGGTAGCAGATGCCGATGCGCTTATGGGTAAATACCGTATTTCTGGTGTACCGATCGTAGATGAAGGCAAACATCTCATTGGGATTTTGACCAACCGTGACCTTCGTTTCGTGCACGACTTCTCCACCCCGATTCATGATGTAATGACAAAGGATGGTCTGGTGACTGCCCCAGTAGGGACAACCCTGCAACAAGCAGAAGCTATCCTGCAAAAGCATAAGATTGAAAAGCTTCCACTGGTGGACGAGCATAACATCCTGATGGGATTGATCACCATCAAGGATATTGAAAAAGCCATCCAGTATCCGAATGCAGCAAAAGACACACAGGGACGCTTATTGTGTGGTGCGGCAGTAGGAGTTTCCGGTGATACATTCGAACGCGCTGCAGCCTTGGTAAAATCCGGTGTGGATGTCCTGGTAGTTGATACTGCTCATGGCCATTCCAAAGGCGTAATCGATACGGTAAAAGAAATTAGAAAAGTATACCCGACCCTGACAATTGTCGCAGGAAACGTAGCGACTGGTGAAGCTACGCGCGATCTGATCGAAGCAGGGGCATCGGTAGTAAAAGTAGGGATTGGACCTGGTTCCATTTGTACAACCCGTGTAGTAGCTGGTATCGGGGTGCCGCAAATCACAGCGATTAACGACTGCGCCCGTGTAGCGCGAGAGTACAATATTCCAATTATTGCCGACGGGGGCATTAAATACTCCGGTGATTTGCCAAAAGCGATAGGAGCTGGCGCATCTGCCATTATGATCGGTAGCCTTTTTGCAGGAACGGAAGAAAGCCCAGGGGAATTTGAAATTTTCCAAGGTCGTCGTTTCAAGGTCTACCGCGGGATGGGTTCCATCGGTGCGATGAAAGCGGGAAGTAAAGATCGCTATTTCCAGGAAAACGAACAAAAGCTGGTTCCAGAAGGTATCGAAGGTCGTGTTCCTTACAAAGGGCCGTTGGCAGACGTTACGTTCCAAATGATCGGTGGTCTGCGTGCCGGTATGGGTTATTGCGGAGCGAAAACGATCGACGATTTGATCGAAAACTCCCAGTTTGTTCGCATCACAGGTGCTGGATTGCGTGAGAGTCATCCACATGACGTTCAAATCACCAAAGAAGCTCCAAACTACTCAATTTCCTAGGGAACCCTGTAGTTCACAGGACCTAAAACCCCCTTTCCTTCTAGTGAAAGGGGGTTTTTTCTAAGGTTTGCCATAGATTACAGGCCGAAACAAGCTTCAAGCGTGCCTATAAACTATGGTAAACTTAAAATGGTGTGTGCGTTTAGTAGGAAGACAAGATATCGACAGAAATGGGAGAGTGAGAGAATCTAATGAAACGAAAGACATGGACGAAGCGTTTGACAGGTCTGTTCCTTTCTGTCGCTGTATTTGCTACAGCAATGGGAGGAGCTGCGACAAAGGCCGATGCAGCACCTGCAGCCGATCTACAACTGGCAGCCAAATCTGCCATTCTCTTAGAGGCATCAACAGGTAAAATCCTGTATAGCATTAATCCTGACGTGCCATTGCCACCTGCTAGTATGAGTAAAATGATGTCCGAGTATCTGGTGCAAGAGGCCGTGAAGCAAAAGAAGATCACGTGGGACGAGCAAGTTCCCGTAAGTGAATACGCTTTTTATGTGGCGAAAATTTCTGATGCATCTGGCGTTTACTTGAATGCTGGTGAGTCTTTTAGTGTCAGAGAACTGTACAAGGCAATGGCTGTTGTATCGGCAAATGATGCGACTGTCCTGTTGGCGGAAAAAGTTGCCGGCAGTGAACCAAACTTTGTGCAAATGATGAACAAAAAAGCAAAAGAATTGGGTATGACCAATACGTCTTTTGTAACGTCTACTGGTTTGCCAGCGAATGAACTGGGTCCATACTCTGTACAAACGGACCAAGTAGAAAACCTGATGTCTGCTCGTGACTCCGCCATTTTGGCACGTGCTTTGATACGCGATTTCCCGGAAGCGATCGAGGTATCCAAAATTCCTCGCCTGACTTTCCGTGACGGTAAACCGAATGAGCTGAAGAAAGCAAACTACAACTGGATGCTGCCTGATCTGAACAACTACTATCCAGGGGCAGACGGTCTGAAAACAGGCTATACCAAAGCTGCTGGTTACTGCTTTACAGGAACAGCGACTCGTGACAACATGCGTGTCATTTCCGTTGTTATGGGTACCGACAATGAA is a window from the Brevibacillus choshinensis genome containing:
- a CDS encoding D-alanyl-D-alanine carboxypeptidase family protein; the encoded protein is MKRKTWTKRLTGLFLSVAVFATAMGGAATKADAAPAADLQLAAKSAILLEASTGKILYSINPDVPLPPASMSKMMSEYLVQEAVKQKKITWDEQVPVSEYAFYVAKISDASGVYLNAGESFSVRELYKAMAVVSANDATVLLAEKVAGSEPNFVQMMNKKAKELGMTNTSFVTSTGLPANELGPYSVQTDQVENLMSARDSAILARALIRDFPEAIEVSKIPRLTFRDGKPNELKKANYNWMLPDLNNYYPGADGLKTGYTKAAGYCFTGTATRDNMRVISVVMGTDNETKRFVETKKLFDYGFSNFKLTKQMDKGATIKGFETAPVKNGVELTVGAQAGSEVNVLTKIGTEAKYTPTVTFQELTAPIKQGQVIGKLVLKEEGAKDSDYLQPEDAAKAGIDVVASQEVEEGSWIRLFFRSIIQFFSNLFSSATGK